A DNA window from Pristiophorus japonicus isolate sPriJap1 unplaced genomic scaffold, sPriJap1.hap1 HAP1_SCAFFOLD_2194, whole genome shotgun sequence contains the following coding sequences:
- the LOC139245372 gene encoding RUS family member 1-like: MAAKEANVLCSEGYGTRWTRRYVQLEDGQLLQRPERAGRVARSLAGGFTSLFLPQGYPDSVSDDYLTYQIWDTVQAFASSITGTLATQAVLKGVGVGDNTATVAAASITWILK; this comes from the exons ATGGCCGCGAAGGAGGCTAACGTTCTCTGCTCGGAGGGCTACGGCACGCGCTGGACGCGGCGCTACGTCCAGCTGGAGGATGGGCAGCTTCTCCAGAGGCCGGAGCGAGCGGGCCGGGTGGCGCGGTCCCTGGCCGGCGGGTTCACG TCATTATTCCTGCCCCAAGGATATCCGGACAGCGTGAGTGATGACTACCTCACCTACCAgatctgggacactgtacag GCCTTTGCCAGCAGCATAACGGGCACTCTCGCCACGCAGGCTGTACTGAAGGGTGTCGGAGTCGGGGATAACACAGCCACTGTTGCTGCAGCCTCCATCACCTGGATATTGAAAG